A section of the Pedobacter sp. HDW13 genome encodes:
- a CDS encoding DeoR family transcriptional regulator, which yields MLLTVREIETRMGISNQTARTDLDHLEALGLLDAMEMNKKTKFFLLSESFEDILRKLTK from the coding sequence TTGTTGCTTACTGTTAGGGAGATCGAGACCCGGATGGGTATCTCTAATCAAACTGCCAGGACTGACTTGGACCATTTGGAAGCATTAGGGCTTTTGGATGCCATGGAGATGAATAAAAAGACTAAGTTTTTTTTGCTGTCTGAGTCTTTTGAAGATATCTTGCGTAAGTTGACAAAATAA
- a CDS encoding GH92 family glycosyl hydrolase yields MKILKLILLFALCRVGAYAGPGSIASKASVSASSETEQGKANCIIDGIIRTDNKGEWVSKSKVTFWGQIDYPWVQLDWDKAQAINQIILYDRASTKSHNAGGTLIFSNGTRISVFAIPNNGAPKVISFPEQTVKWVRFETTDADGAAIGLSEIEVYPGPSQIVEPVSWVNPYIESNRGRYFFFVTGSQPFGMISAAPLTRNKNQYGGGYNYNSTEVLGFPQIHCWMMSGITLMPTTGAIDPNKGEQEWKSTFSHDGEIVQPGYHRLYLDNYHTWVEQTAGDRVSFYRFTYTKDALANVLVNLGGYVGEATMNDARIEKISNTRIEGSVNTTGRLWGGPENVRVYFAIDFERPFEHLNGWDGKQQLADVNVLNGTADKTARNGGGMSYYDAATTGVSAQYQVKAGESIQLKVAVSYTSVANARQNLQSESPHWNFGQLRKKSQEEWNEMLGRIAVKGGSIDQKTKLYTDLWHVLLGRHKIDDVSGDYPDNTDGEKKGSATVNLRFKVRTLPKDENGKAKFHMYNSDAFWLTQWNLNILWGLAWPEVLDDFSASLIQYAQNGKLLPRGPSGGGYSYIMTGCPATNLITSAYQRGILTKKPVAVAYQVMKDNHAPGGMMGGGAEGIKPMEFYITNGYYPGNAGITLEIAFQDWALGQMAKKMGKTADAAYFTKRSQGWTTLFNPEQKLIFPKKTDGSWQTKDPLSGSGWVEANAWQATWSVSHGINQLAKLMGGADSLCNRLNYAFEKAKDQDFVFGYGAGYVSYANQPGCSNAHVFNYAGRPDLTQYWVRRVAEQAYGAVTPDKGYGGHDEDQGQMGGVSALMAIGLFSLNGNTAINPTYDITSPVFDEVTIRLNNKYYKGKEFVIKTHQNSKENCYIQKASLNGKDHNQISFSHADFSKGGILELWLGPKANLLWAR; encoded by the coding sequence ATGAAAATATTAAAATTAATACTTCTGTTCGCTTTATGTAGGGTGGGTGCATATGCCGGGCCAGGGAGTATTGCAAGTAAAGCAAGCGTAAGTGCGTCATCCGAAACTGAGCAGGGAAAAGCAAACTGCATCATCGATGGCATTATCAGAACTGATAATAAAGGCGAATGGGTATCGAAAAGTAAGGTTACCTTTTGGGGGCAGATTGATTACCCCTGGGTGCAATTAGACTGGGATAAAGCCCAGGCTATTAATCAGATTATACTCTATGACAGGGCTAGTACAAAATCGCACAATGCAGGGGGGACACTAATCTTTAGTAATGGAACGCGTATTTCGGTATTTGCCATTCCCAATAACGGTGCGCCAAAAGTGATTAGTTTTCCTGAACAAACTGTTAAATGGGTACGCTTCGAGACTACCGATGCTGACGGTGCAGCTATTGGTTTGTCGGAAATTGAGGTTTACCCCGGGCCTTCGCAAATAGTGGAGCCTGTTTCTTGGGTAAATCCATATATCGAATCCAATCGCGGAAGGTACTTTTTCTTTGTAACCGGGAGTCAGCCTTTTGGGATGATTAGTGCAGCTCCATTAACGCGCAATAAAAACCAGTATGGTGGTGGTTATAATTACAATTCTACAGAAGTTTTAGGCTTTCCGCAAATACACTGCTGGATGATGTCAGGCATTACCTTAATGCCCACAACTGGCGCTATTGACCCCAACAAGGGAGAACAGGAATGGAAATCAACCTTTTCGCACGATGGCGAAATTGTGCAGCCAGGCTACCATCGCCTTTATCTGGATAATTACCATACCTGGGTAGAGCAAACCGCTGGCGACAGGGTAAGTTTTTATCGTTTTACCTACACTAAAGATGCGCTGGCTAACGTGCTGGTTAACCTAGGGGGCTATGTTGGCGAGGCAACCATGAATGATGCGCGGATTGAAAAGATCAGTAACACCCGCATAGAAGGTTCTGTAAATACAACAGGCAGATTATGGGGAGGACCCGAAAATGTGCGCGTTTATTTTGCCATTGATTTCGAAAGGCCTTTTGAACATTTAAACGGATGGGATGGAAAACAGCAGTTGGCTGATGTAAACGTATTAAACGGAACCGCCGATAAGACGGCCAGAAACGGTGGTGGAATGAGCTATTATGATGCAGCAACTACAGGCGTATCGGCACAATATCAGGTAAAAGCTGGTGAAAGTATACAATTAAAAGTGGCGGTTTCTTATACCAGTGTTGCAAATGCGAGGCAAAATCTGCAATCAGAAAGCCCACATTGGAATTTTGGTCAGCTTCGCAAAAAGTCCCAGGAGGAGTGGAATGAGATGTTAGGGCGCATTGCCGTAAAGGGCGGAAGCATTGATCAAAAAACAAAGCTGTATACCGATTTATGGCACGTATTACTTGGTCGCCATAAAATCGATGATGTATCGGGCGATTATCCCGATAATACAGATGGCGAAAAGAAAGGGAGTGCTACGGTAAACCTCAGATTTAAAGTAAGGACCTTGCCCAAAGATGAAAATGGTAAGGCAAAATTTCACATGTACAATTCGGATGCTTTTTGGTTAACCCAGTGGAACCTTAATATTCTTTGGGGCCTGGCCTGGCCCGAGGTACTTGATGATTTTTCAGCCTCATTAATCCAGTATGCCCAAAACGGTAAGCTCTTGCCAAGAGGCCCCAGTGGCGGAGGCTACAGTTATATTATGACCGGATGCCCGGCTACGAATCTGATCACCAGTGCTTATCAGCGCGGAATTTTAACCAAAAAGCCTGTGGCAGTTGCTTATCAGGTAATGAAAGATAACCATGCCCCAGGCGGTATGATGGGCGGTGGTGCAGAGGGTATTAAACCAATGGAATTTTACATCACTAACGGATATTATCCTGGCAATGCCGGTATTACGCTTGAAATTGCCTTTCAGGATTGGGCGCTTGGGCAAATGGCAAAAAAAATGGGGAAAACAGCCGATGCAGCATATTTCACAAAACGATCGCAAGGGTGGACTACACTTTTTAATCCCGAGCAAAAATTAATTTTCCCGAAAAAGACCGATGGCAGCTGGCAAACCAAAGATCCCCTTAGCGGAAGTGGCTGGGTAGAAGCAAACGCCTGGCAGGCCACCTGGTCGGTTTCGCATGGTATAAACCAACTTGCTAAATTAATGGGCGGTGCAGATAGCCTTTGCAACAGGCTTAATTATGCCTTCGAAAAAGCCAAAGACCAGGATTTTGTATTTGGCTATGGAGCAGGATATGTAAGTTATGCCAACCAGCCCGGCTGTTCCAATGCGCATGTATTCAATTATGCAGGTCGCCCTGACTTAACCCAGTACTGGGTACGCAGGGTAGCCGAACAGGCTTATGGTGCTGTTACCCCTGATAAGGGGTATGGTGGGCACGATGAAGACCAGGGGCAAATGGGCGGTGTGAGTGCTTTAATGGCGATTGGTTTATTTAGTTTAAACGGCAATACGGCCATAAACCCCACTTACGATATTACCAGCCCGGTTTTTGACGAGGTAACCATTAGATTAAACAATAAGTATTATAAAGGGAAGGAATTTGTGATCAAAACCCATCAAAATTCAAAAGAGAATTGCTACATCCAAAAAGCAAGCTTAAATGGGAAAGATCATAACCAAATCTCTTTTTCGCATGCCGATTTTAGTAAAGGTGGCATTTTGGAGTTGTGGCTTGGGCCCAAGGCTAATTTGTTATGGGCTAGGTAA
- a CDS encoding DUF1549 domain-containing protein, protein MRRLFFILLGAVLLLAASIYSYSSAVKLPAGVKEAYDALPEKLDYNVDVKPILSDKCFACHGPDKAKQQAGLRLDIAEFAYAELPEDKTKVAIKPGDLEGSEFFHRILSEDPKYMMPSPESHHTLTTTEKAILIKWIKDGAVYKPHWAFVKPVKVAIPEVDEGNRLIYNPIDNFVLAKLEQKKLQPAKQAGKELLLRRVSLDLTGLPPTLKEIDDFLKDNSSNAYEKQVDRLLKSPHYGEKMAVDWLDVARYADSHGYTIDRLRDMSPYRDWVIKAFNANFPYNKFLQWQLAGDLMPHPTRDMITATAFNRNHQQNMEGGIIEEEFQTEYVIDRTNTFGTAMLAMSVGCAKCHDHKFDPISQKNYYQLFSFFNNVEEAGQISFDDALPTPTQLLPTREKEKILQFINHNIQQERDQIRLSTNKAAARFEQWLSTGNYKKLALNQIPVNGLQAFYSFDKGNFTSSVNTKETGVMRGDKPAFVTSDGGRHSCLMAIPGLI, encoded by the coding sequence ATGAGGAGGCTTTTTTTTATCCTGCTTGGAGCGGTGCTGCTTCTGGCAGCAAGTATATATTCTTACTCATCGGCCGTTAAGCTGCCTGCCGGGGTAAAAGAAGCTTATGATGCTTTACCGGAGAAATTGGATTACAATGTTGATGTGAAGCCAATCCTTTCCGACAAATGTTTTGCTTGCCATGGGCCTGATAAGGCCAAACAGCAGGCCGGGCTCAGGCTGGATATAGCTGAATTTGCCTACGCCGAATTGCCTGAAGATAAAACTAAGGTAGCCATAAAACCGGGGGATCTGGAGGGCAGCGAATTTTTTCACCGCATTCTTTCCGAAGATCCAAAGTATATGATGCCTTCGCCCGAATCGCACCACACGCTTACCACAACCGAAAAAGCAATATTAATTAAATGGATAAAAGATGGGGCAGTTTATAAACCTCACTGGGCATTTGTAAAACCGGTAAAAGTAGCTATACCTGAAGTGGATGAAGGAAATAGGCTTATCTACAATCCAATCGATAATTTTGTGCTGGCAAAACTGGAGCAAAAAAAACTTCAGCCAGCTAAGCAAGCAGGGAAGGAATTGCTGTTACGTCGGGTTTCGCTTGATTTAACCGGCTTGCCGCCTACATTGAAAGAGATTGATGATTTTTTAAAAGACAATTCGTCTAATGCTTACGAAAAACAGGTTGATAGATTATTGAAATCTCCGCATTATGGCGAAAAAATGGCTGTTGATTGGTTGGATGTGGCACGTTATGCCGACTCGCATGGTTACACGATTGACCGGCTGCGGGATATGTCGCCCTATCGCGATTGGGTAATCAAGGCTTTCAATGCCAACTTCCCATATAATAAGTTCTTGCAATGGCAGCTTGCCGGCGACCTCATGCCGCATCCAACACGCGATATGATTACGGCCACGGCTTTTAACCGCAACCATCAGCAAAATATGGAAGGCGGTATAATTGAAGAAGAGTTTCAAACCGAATATGTGATAGACCGCACCAACACTTTTGGCACCGCTATGCTGGCCATGTCTGTAGGCTGTGCAAAATGCCATGATCATAAGTTTGATCCCATATCCCAAAAGAATTACTATCAGCTTTTCAGCTTTTTTAATAATGTAGAGGAAGCAGGGCAAATTTCATTTGACGATGCATTGCCTACACCAACACAACTGCTACCCACCCGCGAAAAGGAGAAAATACTGCAGTTTATTAACCATAATATTCAACAGGAGCGGGATCAAATCAGGTTAAGTACTAATAAAGCTGCTGCGCGTTTTGAGCAATGGTTAAGCACAGGTAATTATAAAAAGCTGGCGCTTAATCAAATTCCTGTTAATGGCCTGCAAGCTTTTTATAGTTTCGATAAGGGTAACTTTACCAGCAGTGTAAACACTAAAGAAACTGGTGTAATGCGGGGAGATAAACCTGCATTTGTAACAAGCGATGGGGGAAGGCACTCTTGTTTAATGGCGATACCTGGCTTGATTTAA
- a CDS encoding LamG-like jellyroll fold domain-containing protein: MFNGDTWLDLNQVGVFSRSEPFSIGLWVNIPKQLTEGVIFHKGNSERLYNFRGYHLYLKNNRLELNMAHTAPSNALTRLSIAEVPRNKWVQLTVTYDGSSKAGGTDYIWMVPKWRWKPRWINSQKIFCSLLARSPDYKLVDGRGAGLYRR, encoded by the coding sequence TTGTTTAATGGCGATACCTGGCTTGATTTAAATCAGGTTGGTGTTTTCAGTAGGTCCGAGCCTTTTAGTATCGGATTGTGGGTAAACATTCCGAAGCAGCTTACCGAAGGGGTTATTTTTCACAAAGGTAATTCCGAACGTTTATACAATTTCAGGGGCTACCACCTGTATCTTAAAAATAACAGATTGGAACTGAACATGGCGCATACCGCACCATCAAATGCCCTGACCAGGCTCAGTATAGCAGAGGTCCCCCGAAATAAATGGGTTCAGCTTACTGTAACCTACGATGGCTCGTCAAAAGCCGGGGGTACAGATTATATCTGGATGGTGCCGAAATGGAGATGGAAACCACGATGGATCAACTCACAAAAGATATTTTGTTCACTTCTGGCACGCAGCCCGGATTACAAATTGGTGGATGGTCGCGGGGCGGGGCTTTACAGGCGGTAA
- a CDS encoding DUF1553 domain-containing protein, with protein sequence MVAGRGFTGGKADDIAVYNRGLIPFEIKTLAKKTSWASIALKDKQALTVADKAILKAYYLAAVDPELLAEEQKLKALRRTLADSSENIAELMVMQEMPKPKKTFLLKRGNYDMPGEQVYPATPEAILPYAKNLTKNRLGLASWVTDINNPLTARVAVNRLWQNFFGVGLVKTAEDFGNQGEMPSHPELLDWLAVQFTESGWDVKALNKLIVMSATYRQDSRVSKAAVEKDTENRFLSHGPAYRLSAEMIRDNALKASGLLNSAIGGKSVKPYQPEGLWEINNTSYTPDTGKAVYRRSLYVVIKRSVPNPTLSTFDAPARSYCIMRRQQTNTPLQALVTLNDPTFVEAARVIGEQMSRANQIREGINDAYRKLTGRRPLAAEVEMLLKVQQAELKKFKQHPEKKYGWLNTGQYRVDKKIDDALIAANTVVASTILNSDASLTKR encoded by the coding sequence ATGGTCGCGGGGCGGGGCTTTACAGGCGGTAAGGCCGATGATATTGCCGTTTATAACCGTGGCCTGATTCCTTTTGAAATTAAAACACTTGCCAAAAAGACGAGTTGGGCAAGTATTGCCCTTAAAGATAAACAGGCATTAACTGTTGCAGATAAAGCGATACTCAAAGCTTATTATCTGGCAGCGGTTGATCCGGAATTACTCGCTGAAGAACAAAAGTTGAAAGCCCTGCGCCGCACCCTGGCAGATTCGTCAGAAAATATTGCCGAGCTCATGGTGATGCAGGAAATGCCTAAACCCAAAAAAACTTTTCTGCTAAAAAGAGGCAATTACGATATGCCCGGAGAACAGGTTTATCCCGCTACTCCCGAAGCGATATTGCCTTATGCTAAAAATCTGACTAAAAATCGGCTGGGTTTGGCCAGCTGGGTAACTGATATCAACAATCCGCTGACGGCAAGGGTAGCGGTTAACCGCTTGTGGCAAAACTTTTTTGGTGTAGGATTGGTTAAAACCGCTGAAGATTTTGGTAATCAGGGCGAAATGCCCTCTCACCCCGAATTGTTAGACTGGCTGGCTGTTCAGTTCACGGAATCGGGTTGGGATGTAAAGGCTTTGAACAAATTGATCGTCATGTCAGCAACTTACCGGCAGGATTCCCGTGTAAGTAAAGCGGCTGTTGAAAAAGATACAGAAAATCGTTTCCTCTCTCATGGCCCGGCTTATCGTTTAAGTGCGGAAATGATACGTGATAATGCTTTGAAGGCCAGTGGTTTGCTGAATTCAGCAATAGGTGGCAAAAGTGTAAAGCCATACCAACCCGAAGGTTTATGGGAGATCAACAATACCAGTTATACGCCTGATACTGGAAAGGCGGTTTACCGCCGTAGTTTGTATGTGGTTATTAAAAGATCAGTTCCCAATCCTACACTCTCTACATTCGATGCCCCGGCACGCAGTTATTGCATTATGCGACGCCAGCAAACCAATACGCCGTTGCAGGCCCTGGTTACGCTCAACGATCCCACCTTTGTGGAAGCAGCAAGGGTAATTGGAGAGCAGATGAGCCGGGCAAATCAGATCCGTGAGGGGATAAACGATGCCTATCGCAAGCTTACTGGCCGCAGACCCTTGGCGGCAGAAGTTGAAATGCTTTTAAAGGTACAGCAGGCTGAACTTAAAAAATTTAAACAACACCCTGAAAAGAAATATGGCTGGTTAAATACCGGTCAATATAGAGTGGATAAAAAAATAGACGATGCGCTGATTGCCGCCAACACAGTTGTGGCCAGTACCATTTTAAATTCGGACGCATCATTAACCAAAAGATAA